From the genome of Chroicocephalus ridibundus chromosome 1, bChrRid1.1, whole genome shotgun sequence, one region includes:
- the LOC134514786 gene encoding zinc finger protein AEBP2-like has protein sequence MAWGGVGGCGVGLGGAPVSPSSWGPSRSEGEEEASGKEDKSPAGEAELSSEKAEKAALSWGCAGSCWPLTLSPPSAASQTVAGGVEKSWPKQEKRASAEALSRKPLSPRAPLATMDSMTDRGYSSSASFTLPGGLSWWDGGAGSTQPLRTPPSPQGCQGEGGGARASPLRGAPTGTANKDHARGLLDLLHIFKAWGERQQRGEPMARLPWPDSPWREPAAGRAASASEISPNGWEVWGREPPGVPHF, from the exons atggcgtggggtggtgtgggtggctgtggtgtgggactgggtggggctcccgtctcacccagctcctggggaccttccagaagtgaaggagaagaagaagcgtcaggcaaggaagacaagagcccagccggagaagcagagctgagctctgagaaagctgagaaggcagccctgagctggggctgtgccggcagctgctggccgctcactctgtctcctccctctgcagcttctcagacagtggctggaggagtggagaaatcctggcccaagcaggagaagcg ggcgagtgcggaggccttgagccggaagcccctctccccacgggccccgctggccaccatggactccatgacagacagaggctactcttcctcagcttcctttacccttcccggaggcctgtcctggtgggatggcggagctggcagcactcaaccgctcaggaccccgccatccccccagggctgtcaaggggagggtggaggagccagggccagccctctgcgaggagcccccacaggaactgccaacaaggaccacgcaagaggtctacttgacctcttgcacattttcaaggcgtggggggagaggcagcagcgcggcgagcccatggccagactgccatggccagacagcccatggcgagagccggctgccggccgcgctgcatctgcttcagaaatttcccctaatggctgggaggtgtggggccgggaaccccctggggtgccccacttctga